ACGACTGTGCGAATCTTCCCCAGATCAAACTTCATGCCTGTTCATGCTCCAGATGTAAATCGCTTCCCAAAAGGTCCGCTGTACCCGAAACCAAGTCATGCATATCGCCTAACGACTCCGAATTCAACGATCCTGCCTTGCTACATTAAAAAATGAGCATCGTTGACGACAAGAACGTGTTGCCGGGATGAAGTACCGTCCCTGGGAACTGCGAATGATTGGGTGAGTCCGGAAAGTGCTGAGTTTCCCGGCAAATAAGAATTGCACTTCAGCCATTGCTCAAAGGGAACATAGAGCCTTCGTTCAGCAAAATCGAGAATCTCGGATGCTTGCTGAAGCTCACAATTGTTACTCATTCACGCCGTTGTCCAACCCATTGATAAAGCGCGGGAAGAACCAACAGCGTGAGCAGCGTCGAGGTCACAAGTCCTCCGATCACCACCGTAGCGAGGGGGCGCTGCACTTCCGCACCGGCACCATGCGAAATTGCCATTGGAATGAAGCCCAAGCTAGCCACAAGCGCCGTCGTGAGAACAGGCCGTAGCCGAGTTTCGGCTCCCTGTTCTACCGCCGATTCAATTGGAAGGCCTTCATGTCTTAGCTCCCGAATGTAGGTCAACAAGACAATGCCGTTCAGAACGGCGATCCCGAAGAGCGCGATGAAGCCGACTCCGGCAGAGATACTGAAAGGCATTCCACGCATAAGAAGCGCCGCTATACCTCCGGTCGCGGCCAAAGGAATGTTTAGGAAGATCAACAGTGCCGGAAATGCGGACTGAAAATTTAGGTAAAGGAGCACGAAAATGAGTGTCAGGGCGGCAGGCACGACAATCATTAATCGCTGGCTCGCGCTTTGGAGCTGCTCGAATTGTCCTCCCCATTCCAATTGATAGCCATTCGGAATCTTCACTTTGGTGCCAACAGCCTTCTGTGCATCTGCAACAAAGCTCGCCAGGTCGCGTCCGCGGACATTCACCTCCACACTGATCCGGCGTTGTCCTCCCTCACGACTGATTTGCGCCGGCCCTTCCTCGTCTTGGATATCAGCCAATTGAGCAAGTGGAATGAAATGGCCCTCCGTATCTCCTACTCGCAAATTACTTATGGCGTCCACCGTCGAACGTTGCTCCTCTGGGAATCGCACCTGCAATGCAAAACGGCGGTTGCCTTCCACAATCTCCCCAACTGGCTTTCCTCCGATCGCTTCGATGGTGTCCAGAACATCGGAAGCGTCCAAACCGTGACGCGCCAGAGCATCGCGGCGAAGATGGATGCGGAGATATGGCAAGCCGGCAACGCGTTCAGCACGTACATCCGCTGCTCCTGAGACCTTGCTTACGACTGCGGCGATCTGGTCTGCCTTCTGGCGCAACACTTCCAGATCATCTCCGAAGAGCTTGATTGCGATGTCACTCCGCGAACCACCTTCCATCAATTCCTGCATCCGCATCTGAATCGGCTGAGAAAAACTGTAGACCGCTCCCGGAGCCTCTGCCTCCAACCGTTTCTTCATTGCGGCGACGAGATCGCTTTTACTGAGCTTCTTCGGCCACTCATCAGAAGGCTTCAACGTGACATAGACATCGCTCTGGTCGATTGCCATGGGATCGGTAGCGACTTCAGGACTGCCTGTGCGACTGAAGACTGTCGAAACTTCCGGGAATTCGCGTAAGACCGTCTCGATGATCTCGTTCCCATGCAGCGATTCCGTCATGGAGATACCGGGCACACGGTACATCTGAACCAGAATCGAGCCTTCATCAAGAGAAGGAATGAACTCCGCACCGAGAAACGGAATAGCGATCAAAGAAATTGCAAAAATGCCAACCGCAATTCCCGATGTCCAGCCCGGATGTCCCAACGCACGTTGGAGCAATGGACGATACCATTGATCCGCCTTTCGCATGAGCCAAGTCTGCTTCTCGGCAACGTTTTTCCGTAAGACATACCAGCTCAATACCGGCATCAGCATCAACGCAATGACAAGCGAAGCAAGCAGCGCGAACAGGACCGTTGCCGCCATTGGTTTAAACATTTTCCCCTCGACGCCACCCAGTGTGAGGATTGGAATGTAGACAAGGACGATGATCAAGACGCCAAAGAAGATCGGTTTGGCCACCTCACGGGAGGCAGCGAGAATGACATCGCTGACCTGCTCCTCTGGCTTCTTCTGATGCAGGCGACGGAGGATGTTCTCGATGATGACAACCGAACCGTCGACGATCAAACCGAAGTCGATAGCTCCCAAACTCATGAGATTGCCGGAGACCTTCGCTTGAACCATGCCGATGAAGGCGACCAGCATCGACAACGGAATCGCGAGGGAGACTACAACACCAGCCCTAAAACTTCCTAACAGCAGAAGCAGGACTGCAACTACCAAAATGCCTCCTTCGATCAGGTTGCGTGTCACCGTACGAACAGTTCGGTTCACCAGGTCGGTACGATCATAGAGTTGCTCGATCCGTATGCCATCGGGCAACGTCTTTTGGATACCGGCCAAACTCTCTTTCACTCGGCTGGCAGCGGCACGGGAGTTTTCGCCAATCAGCATCATGGCGACACCAATAACGATTTCTCCCTTTCCATCCTGAGTTGCAAATCCACGGCGCACCATCGGCGCAAAACGAACGTTGCCGATATTCCGGATGAGAATTGGGGTTCCGGTTGATGAGTTGCCGACGACGATATTTTCGATATCGGACAGACTACCGATCAATCCCTCCCCGCGAATCAGCGATTGTTGTTCCGACCGCTCCAGGTAAGCTCCTCCGGCGTTCGCATTGTTCTTCGAAAGCGCCTCAATGACGCGCCGCAGCGGTACATGGTATCCGGTCAGTTTGTCACTATCCACTGCGACCTCATAGGTCTTGAGCTCGCCTCCTTGACCATTCACCTCAACAATGCCCGGAACGCCACGGAGCTTGGGAGCAATATCCCAATCAAGGATGCTTCGCAACTCCATCGGGCTCCGACCGGAACCTGTAACCTTGAATTGATAAATCTCTCCGAGCCCAGTCGAAATCGGCCCCATCTCTGGTACACCCACCTGAGAAGGAATAGCCTCTTTTGCCTGAGGGAGACGTTCGTTGACCAGCGTTCGACAGAAGTAAGGGTCCATGCCGTCCTGGAAGTAAATGGCGACGTAGGAGAGACCGTACTTCGACGTAGACTGGATACGCGTGATTCCTGGCAGACCGCGCATGGCGGTCTCGACTGGAAAGGAGATTAGTTGTTCTACTTCCAGTGGGGACAGACTTGGAGCACGGGTCAACACTAAGACCTGGTTTGGCGTGATGTCTGGCTCAGCATCAATGGGAAGATTGCGCAGGGAGATCATTCCCAAGATCGCAACAAACACGGTTGCGAGTAGCACAAGAATGCGAAAGCGAAGAGCGAGCTCAACAAGACGTTGCATGGTTACTCCTCCCCCAATTCGCCGCCAGCCAGAATCGATTTCAAGTGAAATGCACCCTGGGTGACTATGGGTTCTCCAGCCTTCAAACCACTGACAATCTCAGTCATGTCACGGACGGTGACGCCCCGTTCGACTTCCCGCTTCTCGAACTGAGTGGGCGAGCGACGTACGAAGACAACGTTCTTGCCCTCGACTTGTTGCAGGGCGCTCGACGTGACAGCGATCGCTTGTTTGCTGAAGTTTGTCGGCAACTCGATGTTGACGAACATGTCGGTCTTTAGCCGCATGTCGCCGTTGTTGACTTCGCACCGGACGCGAGCTGTTCTCGTCTGTGGATCGAGGACATCGCTGACGTACGCAACGCGCCCAACGAAGTTTTCTCTGGGATAGGTATCGACCGTGATGAATGCGTCCTGGCCAATGCGAATCCGTCCGAGGTCTTTCTCATACACTTCTGCCTGCACCCAGACGTGGGAAAGATCGGCAACGGTAAAGACCGGCCGGCCGGCATCCACCACGTCTCCTGGCGACGCCATGGCCTTCGTGACTACACCGGCAAAGGGCGCTTTGAGCGCCGTCTTGAATGACCCACGACCCTGTTCATCGGACACACCAAAGCGACGAAGCCGCAGACGGATGCTGTCGATCATAGCCTGTTGCGACCGGATGTTGGCTTCTACACTCGCTTGCTCTGCCTTGCTCGATTCATAATCCTTTTCGGCGCCTGCGCCGACATCTGCAAGGCGACGACTCCGCTCGGTCTGGCGGGTCGCCGGGATCAACTGCGCCTTCAGCCGCTCCAGATCAGCATGGGCCGACTGCTCCTGCGCAATCAACTCACCCGCTTCCACATTGTCAAAGGTCGCGAGAATCTGGCCTGCTTGGGCGCGGTCTCCCACTCTGGCATAAACCTCAATAATTCGACCGCGAGCCAGCGGCCCCACTTCGCCGACACGGCTATCGATCGGTTGGACCGTCCCTGTGACGCGGAAGTATTCCTTAAGCTGGGTCAACTCCGCAGGCACAGTCAAAAGTCCAATGTGCTGCTGTGCCGGAGTCATCATCTCGACGAGATTGTTTTTGTTGGTTGTCTCCGACTGGGTGGTTTCGCCTTCATCCTTCGGGGCGTTCTTACGATTGCAGCCGGTGACGAGTAGAGCGACACAGGCAAGGGCAACAATCAGATTTTTCATGGAAGGTTTCCTCCTACCGCGCGTTCCAGCTCGGCGTGTGTTCGGGCGACATCGGCTTGCGCATCGATATAGGTCAATTGCGTATCCACGAGACGCCGCTGTTCATTGAGAACATCAAGCAGGCGTAGTTGCCCCAACCTATAGGCTTCGCGGATGACAGACAGATTGGCGGCAGATGGGTCCAGGACTCCTTCCCGAAGCATTTGCAAGGAGTCTTGGGCGGTTCGCCAGTTTTGGTATGCGGACTCCACTGCAAGCGGAATAGTTCGATCCAGATATTCCCGGCGTAAGCGAGCGCCTGAGGAACGAGCTGCCGCCGCCTGCACACTACCTGCCCCACTGCGACTGGTACGTAGGGGGATCGAGACGCCAAATTTCAATATGTCGTCCCGGTCACGCAATGGACTGAGTGTGCCGCTGGTGTTAAACCCATACAAGTCGTCGAACTGACTGTTCTGCCGGGTATACCCGGCAGAGAGCGTCACATTCGGCTTAGCTTCTGCCTTCGCAAGTGCTATCCCGGCGACCTCTTGCTCTTCCTCCATCCGCGCTGCCTTCAGGTCGGCCCGACTCTCAAGAGCCTTCTGTTTTAGGGCATCCAGTTCAACCGTTGTCGGCACAGAAAAGTCCACATTCGGGATGGGTGTTGCCTGCTCCAATCCCACTAGGCTGCGCAACTCCAATTCTGCCGAGACAAGGCGCCCTTGTGCACTTCTTCGTGAAACCTCGGCCCGGCTTATCTCCACCTTGAGAAGATTTGCCTCCAGCGGTGCGACATCGCCTTCTTTCACGCGCGCTTCGGTGAGCCTCAACATCTCCTGATTGACTGCAATCAGATCGTTCAGGACCTTCAACTTGCGCTGTTCCGCGAGCACCTCCGCATACGCGGTCTTAATCTCGAAGCCGAGCTGCACGACACGGGCCTGGTAGTCCGCCTCCGCGATGGAGATCGCGTACTCAGCCACTTGGACACGCTTCCCACGTTTGCCGAAGGTCTCAACTAATTGGGAGTAATCTGCGCCGTACTGATCTTCTCCCAAGGTCCCGAGTGGTTTTCCCGTAATACCTGTCAAGCCGAGTGTTGGAGAAGGCCGGACACCAGCCTGTCGTTTGAGACCCTGGGCTTCTGGTATCCGCTCTCGAACGGCGGCGAGATCTCGATTATTTTGAATACCTGCACGCACCAAATCGTCCACCGTAAGAATGGTGGAAGCCGCTTGCTGCGCCTTTAGTGCTGGCGTCAGCAAGAGCAGTGCGCACAGGAAGAGAGTTCTTCCCTGCATACACATCTCCTAAGTTGTCTTTGAGGTCGAGTGTTGACGCGAGATTAGGAGAGTTGGGGAGGGTGGTCGATGGCGGCAGGACTGAACAGGGGCTGTTCGACAGCCATTTCGGGGGTAGCTGGAGTGATTGTTTCCTGATGTATCAGTACGACAGGCTTGACGACAACAACATGCGCGCAGCAGCACAAGCAGTTGTCGCACCCGCCCGGCACCCGCACCTGCTCTTTATTATGATTCTGCACGCCAGAGGAGATGTAGCAGTCGGACGAGGGCAGGAGATCGCACGCGAAAATCTCGACGGATGCAAAAAGCACCAACAAGATCGCCGTCACGCGGAACGCTCTGGAGACAAAGCCCACGTATCTATGGTGCCATAAATTTCTGATGCGCGGGTCGACGCGTCACGAATGGGATACGAACAGAACTTGCGAGTGCGCCCGCAGCTTGAACGAGGGGGAATAAGGAACAGACCAGCAAATAATTTTCGAAGGCTTCCCTATCGCCGAAGCGGAAGACTCACTGCGATTGTCATCATAGAGATGACACTTCCCTACCACTCAATTGAGTCGATAGGACAAGCACGGAAATCCTACAACGCCTTCAGACCATTCAAGACAACGGAATTCGAGCCCCTCAGAATTCTTGAAGAATCGCCTGTTGCGATCGAAGCGCAGGTTGAAATTCGGAAGCTAGCCCAATGGACTAAAGAAGAGCTTCAAACGGATACATCACTAGGCAACCACAGCGATTATGGCAGTCAATAAGGGACAAAATGGTACTAAAATGACCCGATTTTGGTGCTTCATTCGACGGAAACGCCCAGAATCATCAACTCATTAGAAAAATCGCCTGAACTGCAAAACCTTTATGCGCAGGTTCGATCCCGCCCTATGCTGCTCCAGGTTTCACAAGCGGCCTGCTAAACGGTTTGACTAGCAAATCCGTGACGTGCAAGCCCTCGTAACCATTGGTAGACACACCAACCAGAGTAGTTTGAGGAAGTAACCTGAGACGAAGTTCCTAGCCGCCGTGCGACGCAGATCGTGAAACAGGAGATTGGGGACACCCGCAAACTCACATGCCCTTTGCCATAGTTTGGTGAAGTGTTTGACTGCCTTTCCATTTGGCCGTGTAAAGACGGCGGCATCAGACCCCTTGCCTCCTACACAAAGAGTCAAAAGCTCATGGACGCGAACGGTCATTTTGACTTCGCTGCCCTTCTTGTTTTTCGTTCTCCCCGGGTGCAGGCGAATCGTTCGCAGCACAAGGTTGACTTGATCCACTGTGAGTTTGATAAGTTCACCGATCCGCCAGCCATACGTCTTCCCAACTTCGACGATTGCCTGAAACCAAAGTTGAGGACAGTAGCTCAAAAGCTTGTCATATTGCTCGTCCTCAAGAAAGCCCTGCCGGACATTATCTTCTTCAAGCTTCGGAAAATGCGGAATGTAATACACCTTGGGCGGAGTCGCTTGATACCAAGCCGAAACATCCGCTTCAACGCGGCCGCTGGACGGGGCAACGCTTTCAGTGCATCGCTGAAGGAGCGGCGGATTTTTCGGGATGAGTGGAATCTCGGACAGAATGGACAAAGTCAGTCTCCAGTCTGGAACCGACGGTGTCGTAAGTTTTTGATTCTATGGTGCCGGGAGGGGGGGTCGAACCCCCACGACCGCAAGGGTCGGCGGATTTTGAGTCAGTTTTCGGGCATTTTGCATGAGTTTGCACTGGGCCGCAAAATGCCGCACAACTACCTAATAATGAGCGGTTTATAGCCGAAATTGACCTTGCACCCGCTTGCACTGAAATGCACGAATTTTGGCAACGAACAGCCACCAAAACGGCCACCACGGCGTTTCGGCGGACTTTTTCTCAGATTTATTGGGGTTTTCGCGCCTCCAGGTGCCATTTGGTGGCTGTTTTGGTGGCTGTTTTAGGCTTCAAAGTACTGACAATAAGCACGTTGTGAGCGGTCACACTTTTGGTGGATTTTGGGAGAAATACGCCTTGTTTTGAGGGTGGCTGTTCCAGTCCTCCGAGGAGGTCTTTTATAACATCTATTGTTATACTAATGGTGTGAACGGCAGTGATCTCAAAACGGCTCGCACCACTTCGAACTGGACACAGGCAGAGGCCGCCAGTCGACTTGGTGTCACGCAGGCATATCTCTCCATGCTGGAGCGTGGAAGTCGGCCTGTCTCCGATGACCTCGTTCCCACCGTTCTTCGTGTCTTCTCACTGCCTCCGACTGCACGTCCACTGCAGACCACTAAGAGCGCGGCTCCGGGAGAAGAGTTCTTCAAGGCGTCTTTGGGTGAACTTGGATATCCGGGATTCGCTTACCTGAAGAGCCGTCGGCTTTTGAACCCTGCCGAACTGCTGCTGCTTGCACTCGACAGTGAAGACCTCGACGCGCGTGTGACGGAAGCACTGCCGTGGCTTCCTTTCCATTTCCCTAATTTGGACTGGGCTTGGCTTGTCGCCGAAAGCAAGCTAAAAGATCGTCAGAACCGCCTGGCTTACGTGACACTCTTAGCGAGCGATGTGGCGCAGTCTCGTAGTGAGGTGAAGCTCGCTGGAGCTTTGCAATCTCATGTTGCAGGTCTCGAACGTTCCCGTCTTGCAAACGAAGACACCCTCGCGAAACAATCCCTGTCGCAAGCTGAACGAAAATGGCTCCGCACTCATCGTCCTGCAAATGCAGTGCATTGGAACCTGCTCACCGACCTGAAAGCTGAGGACCTTCAGCATGTCTTCTAATCCATTCCCTCCCGAGCCTTGGCATTCATTCCTGAGCGATCTTGACGGGTCTCTAAACTCGACTGCGCGGTTGGACTGCATCGGAGGGTTTGTTGTCACGCAGCTATATGGGCTCGCCCGGCCAACCGCAGACGTGGATGTCATTGAACTGGCTCCCAGAGAGGCTTCCGAAACCCTGATGGCGATCGCGCTACAGGTGGGCCACTTCATCGGAAACATCGTATTTACCTTGATCGTGTAGGCGTCGCAGCCATTCCCGAGAACTACGAAGAGCGATTGACCGAGATGTTCCCCGCCTCGTACAAACATCTGCGACTGATGGCTCTCGATCCATACGACATTGCACTCTCCAAGCTCGAACGAAACAGCCAGAAAGACCGCGACGATGTTCGGTTTCTCAGCCGCATAATCCCTTTCGATCTTCAACTCCTTCAGCAACGTTATGACGAAGAGCTTCGCTGGCAGCTTGGACGGCCCGATCGTGAAGATCTGACGCTGAGGTTGTGGATGGAAATGCTATCGGAATAGCGAAATCGAACATTGGGTTATGAGCGACCCGGCTCACGTATGTTGTTGTTTCTGGCAATCCTTCTCACCAACGGCTGCTAGTTTATGGGAACTTCGGGAAACAGGGGCAAGAGCTCTTTCAGTTTTGCTGCTACGGCGGGCATTGGTGACTCTTTCGTGTCCATTCCGCTTCTAGATGCGAGCATCGGGCTGACATCGCGAAGCTCGTCGTAGGTCACACCGTGAACTATGGGGATGAGCTGATCACGCGCGAGGAGCGCCGATAGTTCCTTGTCGGCGATACCTTCACTTTTTAGCCGCTTTAGCAAATGTGGCGTGACCAGCACGATGCCGACGCGCGAGTTTGCGAGTCCGCGGTCGATCTCCCGCATGAGCGGAGCGCCGAGCATGACATCCTTCTCGCTGAACCAAACTTTGACACCTTTCGATTCCAGCAAATCATGCAGTTGCTTAGCATCCCCGGCGCGATCGTCCCATGCGTGGCAAAGGAAGATGTCGCGTTTGTCAGGCTTCGGGCCAAGCCTCTCCAACGCCTCCCGAAACGGGGTAAGGGCTCTGACTTCGGCAGGGGTGTAGCCAACCGAAGACCCTACCGGTGACCAGCGTGGTCTTGCGCTCCCACCCGAACCGCCTCCACTTCGTGCGCTTCCGGAACTTCCTGATGAGCCGGAGTAAGACGAGTACGGACTGGGCGAGTAGGAGGAACTGTACCCGCCACCCCAACCACCATACCCTCTGCTATATCCTCCGCCGCAGGCCGGGCAGTTTGCGCGCCCGCTCGCAGTGCGGTGACCTTCTCTAGGTGCTGTGCATCTTGCCATGGGCAAAATAATACGCCGGACGGGAAAATCTATGGATATTTGTCGAGGTTCGTGTGAGACGTTGGAAGTGAAATGTCCAGCGACCGTCTATCCCTTTAAGAAGAAGTCCGCTGACTTTCCATAGAGTTCGGCAAGTTGAAGCAATTCCATCACGTCGATACGACGTTCGCCTGTTTCGCATTTCGAGAGAAATGAGTGTGAGAACCCTAGTTTCGCCGAAACTTCTTTCTGATTTAATCCGGCCTCTTGCCTTGCCACGATCAAACGTTCGAGGATAGCGTCATAGGTTTCTTGAAACGGAGCAGTGCGCGCTTTCCGCGATCTCCTGATTCCGGTCTCAGCCCTCATCCCCATCTTTCAAGTTTGGGTAGCGACCTATAGAATCCCCTAATAAGGGATTCGCTTTGCAAGGGAGATGCGTGTGGCTAACCAGATGATTGAATGCCCGGAAGTTGCTGGGAAAACAGTCGAACGCCTGAGACTTGCCGACAACGACCTTGGCGGTCAAGAGCTCCACTTGGAGTTCATTGACGGCACAGCATTCTCTCTGATCATCGAGCCTAAAACGACTCGCCAAGCGCGCCTAGTAGCGCAGTCCGATGGGACCATTCAGACTCTGCGGAACTACAGTGAATAGCTCTACTATTCCCGCGAGGAATAGTGACAATATCAGAAGTTATTGGACTCAAGGTTCCAACGAACCGTAGGTTTGCGCCATGCTGACTTGCTCAAGTTAGCGGAGGTGCAAACGTGATTCGTTCCTACCCCCAACTCAGATCGGTTGAAGGCACCGTTCGGTTGCCATTTCGTCTAGGCTCTTCCCATCGTGTTCGCCCGCTTCGTAAGGTCAGTCGGGTGATCGTCAAGCAACAGGCTTACCGTGTCCTTCGAGTCCTGTTCCCTAGCCTGGTTGCTCTCTCCTTCGCCACCGCTGCCCACGCACAAGGAACGATGGACTTCTCTGGTGCGCAGACGTTAATGGGCACCTTCAAAACATTCGCGATGTACGCAGGTGCTGTCATCTGTCTGGGCGGCCTGATCTTCGCTGGCATTCGCATGATGTCAGGGAGGTTCCAAGACGCTATCCCAGGTCTGTTCGGCGCGCTTTTTGGTGCCGGTGTTCTCGGATGGGGAGCTGGCTGGATTGGCTCGCTGACCGGGCAGTCGATGTAGGAGGTGCATCGACTATGGCTCGCCGGGGAGAACCGCAACCGATCAATCAAGCGCTGAATCGACCGAGAGCCAAACTTGGACTCGATCTTACAGCATGGATGGCGATCTCATTCGTCTGCGTTGCGGTTTTCCTCGTCGGCTTTCGTCTGCTGGCGATGATGGCCTTTCCCACGCTCGCTACCGCCGCGTGGCTCATCATCCGCAAACACCCAAAGATGTTTCAACTGTATGGCCTCAGCCTCAACCAAAAGAGCTACTATGACCCGCGCAAACAGTGAACAACTCAAAAACGTTCCGTGGTACGCCAAAGCTGGAGCAGCATGCAGCATTGTGCCGATTGCCCGCTTTGTCGGTGACAACATCTTCGCTCTCAAGGGTGGCGGTTATGGATGCTTCTTCCGACTTTCCGGCGTTGATGAGGAAGGGCTCACCGACCAGGAGCTTGAGTCCCAGCTTCGCATGATCGAGGGCAGCTTGCGTGGCCTACCCGAAGGCGCGGCTCTCTATCAGTACACACGGGTGCGCGCTGGATTTCCCCTACCACGTCAGAGCAACTATTCCAATCCAGTTACGCAAGTGTTCGTCGAGGAACGACTCCACTTCCTTGAGTCGAGTGCAGCGTTCAGAAGAATCGACCTCCACTGGTGCTTGACCATCGAGCCGTCGCAGGTCAAGGCATTTGAGAAGAAGCCGCAAGAGAACGCAGCCCAAACTTCACGGCTACTTGCCGAATTGCAGAAGACTGCCATGCTCCTTGCCGGGAACCTCAGCAGTTCCGTCGGATTGGAGCTGCTTGGCAAACAGGATGTGTTCCGTTTCTTGAGCTATCTGTTCAATCTTGAAGATTGGGTCGAAGCCGGCGAGCTGCGAGATGACACAGGCGTTGACCGACAGGTTGTACAGAGTCCCGTCTCGTGGGAGAGCGATCATCTGCGCATCGGCAAACGGTTCGTGCAGATGTACTCCCTCAAAACCACACCCGAGGCTTCGCGGCCCTGCCTCTTTTCAGACTTGCTGACGCTTAATTGCGACAGCATCCTTTGCTCCACATGGAGACCGAAGTCATCAGCGACGGCACGTAGAGAGATCGACCAGCAGGAGAAGTTCATCAGCTTCTTCAAAGTTGGCGTGCTGTCTCGTGTGATGGCCGGGAAAGACACGGC
This portion of the Edaphobacter sp. 4G125 genome encodes:
- a CDS encoding efflux RND transporter permease subunit produces the protein MQRLVELALRFRILVLLATVFVAILGMISLRNLPIDAEPDITPNQVLVLTRAPSLSPLEVEQLISFPVETAMRGLPGITRIQSTSKYGLSYVAIYFQDGMDPYFCRTLVNERLPQAKEAIPSQVGVPEMGPISTGLGEIYQFKVTGSGRSPMELRSILDWDIAPKLRGVPGIVEVNGQGGELKTYEVAVDSDKLTGYHVPLRRVIEALSKNNANAGGAYLERSEQQSLIRGEGLIGSLSDIENIVVGNSSTGTPILIRNIGNVRFAPMVRRGFATQDGKGEIVIGVAMMLIGENSRAAASRVKESLAGIQKTLPDGIRIEQLYDRTDLVNRTVRTVTRNLIEGGILVVAVLLLLLGSFRAGVVVSLAIPLSMLVAFIGMVQAKVSGNLMSLGAIDFGLIVDGSVVIIENILRRLHQKKPEEQVSDVILAASREVAKPIFFGVLIIVLVYIPILTLGGVEGKMFKPMAATVLFALLASLVIALMLMPVLSWYVLRKNVAEKQTWLMRKADQWYRPLLQRALGHPGWTSGIAVGIFAISLIAIPFLGAEFIPSLDEGSILVQMYRVPGISMTESLHGNEIIETVLREFPEVSTVFSRTGSPEVATDPMAIDQSDVYVTLKPSDEWPKKLSKSDLVAAMKKRLEAEAPGAVYSFSQPIQMRMQELMEGGSRSDIAIKLFGDDLEVLRQKADQIAAVVSKVSGAADVRAERVAGLPYLRIHLRRDALARHGLDASDVLDTIEAIGGKPVGEIVEGNRRFALQVRFPEEQRSTVDAISNLRVGDTEGHFIPLAQLADIQDEEGPAQISREGGQRRISVEVNVRGRDLASFVADAQKAVGTKVKIPNGYQLEWGGQFEQLQSASQRLMIVVPAALTLIFVLLYLNFQSAFPALLIFLNIPLAATGGIAALLMRGMPFSISAGVGFIALFGIAVLNGIVLLTYIRELRHEGLPIESAVEQGAETRLRPVLTTALVASLGFIPMAISHGAGAEVQRPLATVVIGGLVTSTLLTLLVLPALYQWVGQRRE
- a CDS encoding efflux RND transporter periplasmic adaptor subunit, whose product is MKNLIVALACVALLVTGCNRKNAPKDEGETTQSETTNKNNLVEMMTPAQQHIGLLTVPAELTQLKEYFRVTGTVQPIDSRVGEVGPLARGRIIEVYARVGDRAQAGQILATFDNVEAGELIAQEQSAHADLERLKAQLIPATRQTERSRRLADVGAGAEKDYESSKAEQASVEANIRSQQAMIDSIRLRLRRFGVSDEQGRGSFKTALKAPFAGVVTKAMASPGDVVDAGRPVFTVADLSHVWVQAEVYEKDLGRIRIGQDAFITVDTYPRENFVGRVAYVSDVLDPQTRTARVRCEVNNGDMRLKTDMFVNIELPTNFSKQAIAVTSSALQQVEGKNVVFVRRSPTQFEKREVERGVTVRDMTEIVSGLKAGEPIVTQGAFHLKSILAGGELGEE
- a CDS encoding TolC family protein; its protein translation is MQGRTLFLCALLLLTPALKAQQAASTILTVDDLVRAGIQNNRDLAAVRERIPEAQGLKRQAGVRPSPTLGLTGITGKPLGTLGEDQYGADYSQLVETFGKRGKRVQVAEYAISIAEADYQARVVQLGFEIKTAYAEVLAEQRKLKVLNDLIAVNQEMLRLTEARVKEGDVAPLEANLLKVEISRAEVSRRSAQGRLVSAELELRSLVGLEQATPIPNVDFSVPTTVELDALKQKALESRADLKAARMEEEQEVAGIALAKAEAKPNVTLSAGYTRQNSQFDDLYGFNTSGTLSPLRDRDDILKFGVSIPLRTSRSGAGSVQAAAARSSGARLRREYLDRTIPLAVESAYQNWRTAQDSLQMLREGVLDPSAANLSVIREAYRLGQLRLLDVLNEQRRLVDTQLTYIDAQADVARTHAELERAVGGNLP
- a CDS encoding tyrosine-type recombinase/integrase is translated as MSILSEIPLIPKNPPLLQRCTESVAPSSGRVEADVSAWYQATPPKVYYIPHFPKLEEDNVRQGFLEDEQYDKLLSYCPQLWFQAIVEVGKTYGWRIGELIKLTVDQVNLVLRTIRLHPGRTKNKKGSEVKMTVRVHELLTLCVGGKGSDAAVFTRPNGKAVKHFTKLWQRACEFAGVPNLLFHDLRRTAARNFVSGYFLKLLWLVCLPMVTRACTSRIC
- a CDS encoding helix-turn-helix domain-containing protein, which produces MNGSDLKTARTTSNWTQAEAASRLGVTQAYLSMLERGSRPVSDDLVPTVLRVFSLPPTARPLQTTKSAAPGEEFFKASLGELGYPGFAYLKSRRLLNPAELLLLALDSEDLDARVTEALPWLPFHFPNLDWAWLVAESKLKDRQNRLAYVTLLASDVAQSRSEVKLAGALQSHVAGLERSRLANEDTLAKQSLSQAERKWLRTHRPANAVHWNLLTDLKAEDLQHVF
- a CDS encoding DUF6036 family nucleotidyltransferase gives rise to the protein MPENYEERLTEMFPASYKHLRLMALDPYDIALSKLERNSQKDRDDVRFLSRIIPFDLQLLQQRYDEELRWQLGRPDREDLTLRLWMEMLSE
- a CDS encoding toll/interleukin-1 receptor domain-containing protein, with protein sequence MARCTAPREGHRTASGRANCPACGGGYSRGYGGWGGGYSSSYSPSPYSSYSGSSGSSGSARSGGGSGGSARPRWSPVGSSVGYTPAEVRALTPFREALERLGPKPDKRDIFLCHAWDDRAGDAKQLHDLLESKGVKVWFSEKDVMLGAPLMREIDRGLANSRVGIVLVTPHLLKRLKSEGIADKELSALLARDQLIPIVHGVTYDELRDVSPMLASRSGMDTKESPMPAVAAKLKELLPLFPEVPIN
- a CDS encoding helix-turn-helix domain-containing protein; amino-acid sequence: MGMRAETGIRRSRKARTAPFQETYDAILERLIVARQEAGLNQKEVSAKLGFSHSFLSKCETGERRIDVMELLQLAELYGKSADFFLKG
- a CDS encoding VirB3 family type IV secretion system protein, whose protein sequence is MARRGEPQPINQALNRPRAKLGLDLTAWMAISFVCVAVFLVGFRLLAMMAFPTLATAAWLIIRKHPKMFQLYGLSLNQKSYYDPRKQ